In Candidatus Abyssobacteria bacterium SURF_5, the genomic stretch CTTGATTCTCTTCAGTTCGCCCGCCCGCTCAAGAGCATGTATGAAGTCCTGCAGGTTCTGATATGGCATATGATTCCGCCGCGCACAACTGATGCTTTGCCGCTCTTGATGATCCCGATTGAAGTCTTAAAGGATTGCTCCCGTAAAATCCTTTTCAATATAGCATATGGCGAAAAGGCTTTACAAGCATCGTTTTGCTGCTCTATCTTTGGAGTGACTGCAGAGGGAGAAAAGACTTTCAATGGGCGAGCGGCGTCCGCTCCCTGAACATCTCCAGCGGAAAACCGCAGTCGGGACAGAGAGCGACGCCATCCTGATATTCGTACGAGCACATCGGGCAGAAACCGGCAGCCGTCGCGTCATCTGTCTTCGGCGGCGCCAGGATATCATCCAGACTTTCGCCCGCTTCCGCGACCAATCGCCGCAGAGCGGTTTCCCTGAGAGCCAAAGCTTGATAAACGTCTTGCGGCTGATCCTGATTCTTCACGTGTGAAAGCCAGAGCATCTCTTTCCTCACCAGTCGGCGGAAGGATTCGGAGGGTAAAAGCAAAGATGCGACGGCCAGACAATCGAAAGATTCGAAGGCGCATGCCC encodes the following:
- a CDS encoding zinc ribbon domain-containing protein, yielding MLWLSHVKNQDQPQDVYQALALRETALRRLVAEAGESLDDILAPPKTDDATAAGFCPMCSYEYQDGVALCPDCGFPLEMFRERTPLAH